The Actinomyces faecalis genome includes the window ACATCATGGAACGTGCCGACGACTCTCGCACGAGGATTGATCCTCTTCATCAAATCAACTGTGCGTATGTACTCCATCCACTGAAGATCAATGACATCCGCTCCACTGACCGCAGCTCTCCCTATGTGACTCCTCAGCCACAGGGCCGGTCCCATCGGAGTGATCGTCGGATCCACCCGCCTTATCAGGTTCTCTCCGCGTGCGATTGCGGGAGCGAGTGGACGCAGAGGACGTGACCACGCCGCTTGATCTGCGAGCACTACGCTCACTCCGGCCACCAACTCGTCACACGCCGCACGGGACGCTTCAGTAGAGGTTGTCACGTATAGCGTGCGGCTCCACGTCTCGCGCGCCCGACAAAGGTCAGAAACAAAACGATGTCCTGCACTTTGAGCGTGTTGCTGAGGCACACCGCCAGATAGCATCAGTAACGCCGTCTTTGATTCCAATGTTTCCATAAAGTCTCCAAGTGATTCAGTACGCAACGTTTTGAGAAATCTTCCCGATGGCCCACACCATGCTAGGCCTAGCTCAGAACACCGTCTTATTTCGCAAGATGCGTGCACTGCAGGCACCCCCTCTTGCAAGAGTGTTTATAATTGCTCTGAGTCCATCACTACTTCCTGAATCTCACCATAACGAAAACGGCGACAGGATACGGTCACACGGTTTCACTGTGGGACATCGGCACGGTTCGACGGGTCTACCCATTGCTCGGGGCGCAGGATAAGTTCTCTCTGTTCCCGCCATGTCTCCAGTGGATCAACACGCGATCCTACGATAAATCGTGCGGTATTCCATCCAAAGTTTATGACAGATGCCCCCAGCATTAGCCGTTCAAAACGCTTCAAGCCCAACGCTCCCCGCCACTTCCGCTCGTAACGACGGCGGCCGTCTAGCAACCATCCTCGACGCCGTTGAGACGGGGAAGACCCCCCGCCTTCGTGTGTCACAAAAAGGTCCTTCAGAATGACAGACGGTATCCCTATCCTGCGCAGCCGCCGCTGGAAATCAACTTCTTCACAATACATATAAAACCCCTCGTCCAGCCCCTGGACGGAGCGAAACACAGAAGTGGGTATCAGGAGAAGGGCACCCATGGCCCAGTCAACGACCTCATCACGGGATCCGTCCGCCATCGTGTCATGTCCAACGGCCTCATGAAGCCAGCGATGATGCCTCATCCTAACGAGAGGAAGTAGCCATTCCAC containing:
- a CDS encoding glycosyltransferase family 2 protein codes for the protein MSNEMQISIIIPFYGDPTPVLELINLIQDDVGEVAEIIVSDDCSPRPFPQVRGVRVVRRQKNSGFAAAVNAGVKEAKGDLLLVLNSDIEIDPGFIKRLVGAATPWLPAVVSVPVLTKDGAQSWSGRKFPRTSHYVVEWLLPLVRMRHHRWLHEAVGHDTMADGSRDEVVDWAMGALLLIPTSVFRSVQGLDEGFYMYCEEVDFQRRLRRIGIPSVILKDLFVTHEGGGSSPSQRRRGWLLDGRRRYERKWRGALGLKRFERLMLGASVINFGWNTARFIVGSRVDPLETWREQRELILRPEQWVDPSNRADVPQ